The Sulfurimonas sp. HSL3-2 genome segment GAAGTAAGATTTTACAAATCTCTCAGGATCTCCCCAGATGCCTCTGATCATTGAAGGCCAAGGACGTGTCACACACATATAACCGCTTTCACCTGCTTCGACTTTTTCACCTGTTTGAGGGTCAAGGATCTCTGCCATGATACCCGGAAGAGGGAATGTCGCACATGCAGGTTTGATAGGTGTTGCTCCAGGAAGAGGAGAAACGATGTGTCCACCCGTTTCAGTCTGCCAGTAAGTATCCACGATAGCACACTTAGAACTTCCTACCTCTTCATAGTACCATTTCCATGCCGGAGGATCGATCGGTTCACCGACGGTTCCAAGTACTTTAAGACTTGAAAGATCATACTTTTTAGGCTCGTCTTCTCCAGATTTATGTAGAACACGGATAGCTGTTGGAGCTGTATAGAACTGATTGATCTTATACTCTTCTACCATTTTCCATGGACGTCCTGCATCAGGATATGTCGGTACACCCTCGAACATTACAGTCGTAGCACCCATAGCAAGCGGTCCGTAAACGATATATGTATGACCTGTGATCCAGCCGACATCGGCAGTACACCAGTAAGTGTCGTTCTCTTTTACGTCAAATACCCATTCCATAGTCATCTGTGCCCATAGGATGTATCCTGCCTGGTTGTGCTGAACACCTTTTGGTTTCCCTGTAGAACCTGATGTATAAAGTAGGAACAACGGATCTTCTGCATCCATCACTTCAGCTTCACATGTAGGTGCTTGATGTTTGATAAGTTCATTGTACGAATAATCACGTCCTGCTACCCAAGTAACATCTTCGCCGTTTCTCTCAACCACTAACACTTTTTCTACAGGAGTTTCACCGTTTAGTGCTTCATCAACGACCGGTTTTAGCATATACGGCTTATCTTTTCTAAATGCACCGTCAGCAGTGATGACCACTTTTGCTTCAGCATCTGCTATACGATCACGAAGTGCTTCAGAAGAGAAACCTCCAAATACGATAGAGTGGATCGCACCGATTCTCGCACAAGCAAGCATAGCGTATGCAGCTTCGGGGATCATCGGCATATAGATAACGACACGGTCACCTTTTTTTACACCAAACTCATTTTTTAAAAGGTTTGAAAATCTGTTTACGTTGTAGTAAAGTTCCAAATATGTGATGATCTGCTTGTCACCTCTGTCACCTTCAAATATGATAGCCGCTTTGTTCTTACGAGAACTTAGGTGACGGTCGATACATTGAGCAGCGACATTTAATTTTCCCCCGTTGAACCATTTTACAAACGGATACGCACTTTCATCCAGTACTGTATCAAACGGTCTTATCCAGTCGATCTTCTCTTTTGCAAAAGTTCCCCAAAAACCTTCGTAATCTTCCATTGCAGCATCTTGCAACGCTTGATATTCACACATATTTTTAATTCTTGCAGTTTTTGCAAATTCTTTGTTTGGTTTAAATACTGGTTTTACTTCTGTCATTATTTTTTCTCCTTGGTAAGTTTTAAATATATCATGGCTGTCATAATAGCGTCATTGACTGCATTATGGACACCCATATTCGGTACATTACAATTTTTTAAGATTGTATCGAAGCGTAAATCAATATTTCCTTGAGGTATCAAGGTAATTGTCTTTTCAAAATAGATTTCAGAAACCTCGATCATCTCATTTGGAAGCGTTACGCCTATCATCGGTTTTATATACTTGTTTATCATCTCTACATCGAACTCTAAGTAATACCCAATCAAAGTTCTAGATCCTATAAAGTGTAAAAATTCCTTTACAGCATCTTCGGGACTTTTTGCATCTTTGAGATCACACTCTCTTATGCGATGTATCGCTATGCTCTTAGAACAGATATCTTTAGAGTTTTTAAGATAAACCTCAAATGTTTGTGAAGTCAATATCTTATTATCTTTTATCTTAACGGCTCCAATGGAAAGTATCTCATCGTTTTTTGGATCGAGTCCAGTTGTCTCCGTGTCAAATACGACAAACTCCCCGCTTGTGTCCTCGTCAAATAAAAAAGAGAACTCTTTCTCCTTTAAATTTGACAAATTTCTACTTTTTTTCCATTTTTTCAACAAAGAGAAAAGCATCAGCCCACCATATTGAGATGGAAATGAAAGATCATAAACTTTTTAAACTTGTTTACGACTTTAAAGCTGTCTTTTAACAAATCGATGTCGATCTTTTGCAGATTGTTAGGATTTATATAGTTTATCTCATCCATGCTTTTTGATTCAAGCATCGCTTTAAGTCTGATGGATGATAAAGTGTCGAAACACTCTATAAGCTCCGTTGCAAACGTCTTGTCAAATATCCCTTTATTGTTAAGTGCTTTTATTCTTTCTATCGTGTTTGTCACATCGATTTTATACTCTAACGATAATGTCCTTATCCCGTGAACCAGGGCGAATATACCTCCTTTTTTTAGATCAAGTTTATTATGGTGGCTTTTTTCTAAGACAAAGCCTGAAAATAGAGACAAAGGTGTCTCAAAGTTGAGCACCGATTTGGCGATATGTGCCAATACATCATCTCTTGCACTGAAGCTTTCAAACAGATATGTTTTTAATCCCTCCAACAGGGCTTTATCTCCGGCAACACATTTCGCATCCAAAAAGATGCTGAGACTTTGTAGATTTGCCTCATCCAAACTTCCTATCCACTCATCTATAAGTGCTCTGTAACTTGCTTCGTCACGTCTATAAAACTCATTGCTTACCATCACATTTCCGCTGCATACCGGAAATCCGATATCTAGCAGAAATCTGTTTAACCGCATCATCGGTTCAGTGAAGAGTTCCACATCCATACCCTCTTTGACAATCAGTGCGTTGTCCTGATCTGTCTTGATACTCTGTTCTTCTCTTCCCTCTGAACCCATCACTACAAGTGCGCATTTCTCACGCAGATCTTCACTTACACACATGTCAAACACTTTTTTATATATCTTCATGTTTAACGTAGAGATGAGTTTCGTGATATATCTTACTTTTACCCCTTTGGCATCAAGAGAGAGTATGATGTTCTTCAGATCTTTTTGAAGATCTTTGAGATCCTCTACGTTTTGTGCCCTGTCTATCTGAACCGCTACAAGATGCGAATGGTTTGCAAAATAACTGAGCAGATCAAGCTGTTCAAGTACACCTTTGACTTCACCCTTGTCCATAACGACAACTCTTTTTATGCTGTTGTGTGTCATAAGTATCAGTGCATTAAACAAAAACTCGTTTATATCGATGCTGATGAGTTTTCGTGTCGCTATCTCTATAATAGGAGAATGGACATCAACTCCCTTTAAAAGGACCTTCTCTTTTAGATTGCTGTCGGTAACTATGGCATAACTTCCCTCATGCTTGACAAGTATAACAGTTGCCTGCAGCTCTTTTTGTTTTTGCAAAGCATCAAATATACTGGTATCGGCATCGACGATGCATGAATTGTGAAGATAGATCTCGCTGACCTTTGAGATCAAAAACGGAGTCAAGTCACTTTGTGTGTGATACTCTTTTAGCTGTTGATGACGTGTTACAAAGTCTTGTAAAAAATAACCCTGAACATCTTTATTTTCCAAAAGAGCTACAAAATCATCTTTTTTGATCTCATAACATATCAGGTCTTCATCAACGACAAATTTTCCTTCCGTCTTTCCATAGATAAGGGCATCAGCATCAAAGCTGTCGCCTGAACCGAAAAAACTGTGGATTTCATCATCAATATACTCTTTTACAGAACCTTTGATAATGATATAAAATGCAATTGAAGGGATGTTTTTTGAGAATAGAAGAGTGTCTTTAGGGTAGTAAGCAATATCCATTTTGCTCATAAGGTCGTCTAGTACGGACGAACTAAGCAGTTCAAAGGGATGAATGGACTCGATAAGTTTTCTTTGATCAAGTATGCTCAAAGCACGACTCTCCTAATAGTATATGACCGATGCAGAAAGATCTGCACCGGTTTT includes the following:
- the acs gene encoding acetate--CoA ligase; translation: MTEVKPVFKPNKEFAKTARIKNMCEYQALQDAAMEDYEGFWGTFAKEKIDWIRPFDTVLDESAYPFVKWFNGGKLNVAAQCIDRHLSSRKNKAAIIFEGDRGDKQIITYLELYYNVNRFSNLLKNEFGVKKGDRVVIYMPMIPEAAYAMLACARIGAIHSIVFGGFSSEALRDRIADAEAKVVITADGAFRKDKPYMLKPVVDEALNGETPVEKVLVVERNGEDVTWVAGRDYSYNELIKHQAPTCEAEVMDAEDPLFLLYTSGSTGKPKGVQHNQAGYILWAQMTMEWVFDVKENDTYWCTADVGWITGHTYIVYGPLAMGATTVMFEGVPTYPDAGRPWKMVEEYKINQFYTAPTAIRVLHKSGEDEPKKYDLSSLKVLGTVGEPIDPPAWKWYYEEVGSSKCAIVDTYWQTETGGHIVSPLPGATPIKPACATFPLPGIMAEILDPQTGEKVEAGESGYMCVTRPWPSMIRGIWGDPERFVKSYFGDVKKDGKAVYFTGDGAVYDADGYITITGRTDDVINVSGHRMGTAEVEAAIKKHPNVAEVAVVGKPHDIKGEGIFAYVVLKSDKGVADEVEEVKAINNVIKKEIGNIALCDDIVFAPGLPKTRSGKIMRRILRSIAKGEAITQDISTLEDPSVVEKIEAMVKG
- a CDS encoding 3'-5' exonuclease; the protein is MLFSLLKKWKKSRNLSNLKEKEFSFLFDEDTSGEFVVFDTETTGLDPKNDEILSIGAVKIKDNKILTSQTFEVYLKNSKDICSKSIAIHRIRECDLKDAKSPEDAVKEFLHFIGSRTLIGYYLEFDVEMINKYIKPMIGVTLPNEMIEVSEIYFEKTITLIPQGNIDLRFDTILKNCNVPNMGVHNAVNDAIMTAMIYLKLTKEKK
- a CDS encoding putative nucleotidyltransferase substrate binding domain-containing protein, with protein sequence MSILDQRKLIESIHPFELLSSSVLDDLMSKMDIAYYPKDTLLFSKNIPSIAFYIIIKGSVKEYIDDEIHSFFGSGDSFDADALIYGKTEGKFVVDEDLICYEIKKDDFVALLENKDVQGYFLQDFVTRHQQLKEYHTQSDLTPFLISKVSEIYLHNSCIVDADTSIFDALQKQKELQATVILVKHEGSYAIVTDSNLKEKVLLKGVDVHSPIIEIATRKLISIDINEFLFNALILMTHNSIKRVVVMDKGEVKGVLEQLDLLSYFANHSHLVAVQIDRAQNVEDLKDLQKDLKNIILSLDAKGVKVRYITKLISTLNMKIYKKVFDMCVSEDLREKCALVVMGSEGREEQSIKTDQDNALIVKEGMDVELFTEPMMRLNRFLLDIGFPVCSGNVMVSNEFYRRDEASYRALIDEWIGSLDEANLQSLSIFLDAKCVAGDKALLEGLKTYLFESFSARDDVLAHIAKSVLNFETPLSLFSGFVLEKSHHNKLDLKKGGIFALVHGIRTLSLEYKIDVTNTIERIKALNNKGIFDKTFATELIECFDTLSSIRLKAMLESKSMDEINYINPNNLQKIDIDLLKDSFKVVNKFKKFMIFHFHLNMVG